The genomic window TCCGGGATCGAGTTTGGCGTGCCATGCCCAGGCTGCGTCGCTTCAGTCGCTGCTTCCCAGCTCAAATACGTTCTGACCTGCAGTTATGTATGAGCAACCGATCCAGCGACCGACGGTCAAGCGCCTGCATTGGGCTGGTTAGCTGACGCCGGGTGGCGCCTGTTCCACGGGCTGGGCACACCTCCGTTAGTCTGTCTTCACCGTGTCCGCAACTTCAGTCGCTTCAGTCGCTACTTCCGGGGCAAGTAGCCTCTGACCTGCGGTGATGTGCGAGCGACTGAAGACTGCCAGTCGTTCGCTGGGCAACGCAGGGGCGGCAGCAGGACTGGGACTGAGGAGGGGAACTCGTGACACCGCGCCGTGCTGTCGGCGATCCGCACGCCATCCCTTCCCCGCTCGACGTCGCACGGTGGTGCGCCCGGGCCGGCTGGCCGGTGCACCCGCTGGCCGCGCGTCGCAAAATCCCCGCAGGCAACTGCCGGGCGTGTCAGGAACCCGGCCACACCCACGTCGGCTGCCCCTGCCCGACGACCGGCCGCTGGTGCCACGGCTTCCACGCAGCGACTCTGGACCCGCAACTCATCGACACCTGGTGGACCGCCAACCCGTTTTTCGGCGTGGCGGTGTCCTGTGGCCCGGCCGGGCTCGTCGTCATCGACGTCGACGCCCACCACCAGAGCGTCCCGGCCCGTGACCGTGTCCTGCCAGGCATTCCGATAGGCGACACCGTCGACCTTCACGGCTTGGCCAGCGGATTCCACACACTCGCCCTGCTGGCCGCGCTGCGCGGCCAGCCCGACCCCTCCGGCGATGAGAACACCCTGCGGGTGCGCACACCCTCCGGCGGCCTGCACATCTGGTACCTGGGCGGCAACCGTCCCTGGTTGTCCTCCGCCGGGTCGGGTACGAACCGGGCCTTGGCTTGGCAAGTCGACGTCCGGGCCGGCGGCGGCTACATCATCGCGCCCGGCACCGTCACCGACGCAGGCTCCTACAGCGCCATCGGCCCGTGCCGTCGCCCCGCCCCGCTGCCCGACTGGCTCGCCGAGGAACTCGCCCGTACCGGTCACCTCGAAACGCCCCGGCCCGCACACCCCACCGCCCCCGTGGTGCCCCCCCGGGGCCGCCAGGCCGTGGTCGCCGCCGGCGGCCACCGGGACGGTGCCTCACGGGCTCTGGCCGGCGTCCTCGCGGCGGTCGCCGACTGCGCGATGCTCCCCGAAGGCGCAGCGTTCAGCGAGAAGCTCAACCGCGCTGCCTTCACCGCCGGCGGCCTGGTCGCCGCCGGCTACCTCACCGCCGGCGATGCCGAGCAGGCCCTGCTGGAGACCGCGGCCGGTGCCCGCCCGGGCCAGGACCGCCGCTGCGCGCAGATCGTCCGCAGCGGCATGAACGCAGGTGCCCGCCGTCCCCTCCACCCCGGAGGCCGTCCGTGACCTACCCGACCCCTGCCGGTTTCGACCCCGTCGTCGCCGCGCAACAGATCCTCGCCCAGCCGCCGCTTCCCCTTCCCACGCAGAGCTTGCCCGCCCACGCGGCGACCAGCAACGGCCTGCTGCCGGACACCCTTACCGACCGCGGCAATGCGAAGCTGTTCGTCTCCCTGTACGGGCGGGACTACCGGCACGTGCCGGGCCTGGGCTGGTACAAGTGGGCCGGTTACCGCTGGGAGATCGACGAGGACGACAGCGTGCTGTGGGCGGCTGGGGAGATGGCCGAGTCCATCGCCACCACCGACCCCCGCGGTGCCCACTCCGCCACCGAGCTCCGCCGCCACCGCCGCCGGGCGTTGTCGACCTCGGGGATGAGCGCGATGCTGCTGCAGGCCAAGGCCGCACCCGGCATGGTCCTCAACGCTGCTCTGCTGGACGCCGACCCCTACGCGCTGTGCACGCCCGGGGGAGTCGTGGACCTGCGCACCGGCGTCCTGAGCCCACCGGATCCCGCGCGTCACACCCACTCCCGTTCGACGCCGATCGCGCCGCAGTCGATTCCGACGCCGCGCTGGCACCGCTTCCTGGCCGACACCTTCGGTGACGACGCCGAGGGCCGGGAGATGATCGACTTCCTGCACCTGATGCTCGGGTACTCCATCACCGGGGACGTCGGCGCGCAGGTCATGCCGTTCCTCTACGGGCAGGGCAAGAACGGCAAGAGCGTGCTCCTCGACGTCATGATCAAGCTCCTGGGGGACTACGCGGACGCGGCGCCGCCCGGTTTCC from Kitasatospora sp. MAP12-44 includes these protein-coding regions:
- a CDS encoding bifunctional DNA primase/polymerase, with translation MTPRRAVGDPHAIPSPLDVARWCARAGWPVHPLAARRKIPAGNCRACQEPGHTHVGCPCPTTGRWCHGFHAATLDPQLIDTWWTANPFFGVAVSCGPAGLVVIDVDAHHQSVPARDRVLPGIPIGDTVDLHGLASGFHTLALLAALRGQPDPSGDENTLRVRTPSGGLHIWYLGGNRPWLSSAGSGTNRALAWQVDVRAGGGYIIAPGTVTDAGSYSAIGPCRRPAPLPDWLAEELARTGHLETPRPAHPTAPVVPPRGRQAVVAAGGHRDGASRALAGVLAAVADCAMLPEGAAFSEKLNRAAFTAGGLVAAGYLTAGDAEQALLETAAGARPGQDRRCAQIVRSGMNAGARRPLHPGGRP
- a CDS encoding phage/plasmid primase, P4 family; the encoded protein is MLAQPPLPLPTQSLPAHAATSNGLLPDTLTDRGNAKLFVSLYGRDYRHVPGLGWYKWAGYRWEIDEDDSVLWAAGEMAESIATTDPRGAHSATELRRHRRRALSTSGMSAMLLQAKAAPGMVLNAALLDADPYALCTPGGVVDLRTGVLSPPDPARHTHSRSTPIAPQSIPTPRWHRFLADTFGDDAEGREMIDFLHLMLGYSITGDVGAQVMPFLYGQGKNGKSVLLDVMIKLLGDYADAAPPGFLMAKAFESHPTDLAELHGRRVIVCSELKAGDRFDEARVKLLTGGDRIKARRMRQDFFSFEPTHKLWLLGNHRPEVGTGGFAFWRRMRLIPFERTVSDDRKVDNLADVLVTEEGAGILAWLITGARRYLAGAKDLTGPERVRTATTAYAETEDHMARFIAEACKLDAGMRAEQAGLYAAYKQWCGFEGTSAVSARAFAARIREVLGLASPKQMVTSNQRKYYPGIGLIIDLTTGESL